From Coffea arabica cultivar ET-39 chromosome 2e, Coffea Arabica ET-39 HiFi, whole genome shotgun sequence, the proteins below share one genomic window:
- the LOC113728912 gene encoding uncharacterized protein — MSPYRLIFGNSCHLLVKLEHKAYWMVKKCNMDLDETEVHRKFQLQELEKLRNETYENSTIYKEKTRIFHDQQVARKSFIIGQKVLLYQSHLKLFRGKLRSRWIDPFVVTNVFHFGAMEIQSMKTDKQFIVNGHRFKPYYEGFSMEKVELINLEDPIYAP, encoded by the coding sequence ATGTCTCCTTATAGGTTGATATTTGGGAACTCATGTCATCTTCTAGTTAAACTTGAGCACAAAGCATATTGGATGGTCAAGAAGTGTAATATGGATCTTGATGAAACCGAAGTGCACAGAAAATTTCAGTTGCAAGAATTGGAGAAATTGAGAAATGAGACCTACGAGAATTCAACAATTTATAAGGAGAAGACTAGAATTTTTCATGACCAACAAGTGGCAAGAAAATCATTTATAATTGGGCAAAAAGTTCTTCTTTATCAATCCCATTTGAAGCTCTTTCGAGGTAAGTtgcgttctcgttggattgaTCCATTTGTGGTGACAAATGTTTTTCACTTTGGTGCAATGGAAATCCAGAGCATGAAAACAGATAAACAGTTTATCGTTAATGGCCATCGTTTCAAGCCCTACTACGAAGGTTTTTCAATGGAAAAAGTGGAACTAATAAATCTTGAAGATCCAATTTATGCTCCTTGA